One genomic region from Ptychodera flava strain L36383 chromosome 14, AS_Pfla_20210202, whole genome shotgun sequence encodes:
- the LOC139148972 gene encoding monocarboxylate transporter 13-like has product MTSKRKLKNPPDGGCGWLVVLANFVSQTLNAGCMFATGVMIPPLTSYFEADLVEVSTIFSVAISLCCFVAPFSSFLDKYGTRTVVAAGGLVSSLGLITSSFATSIYYLWFSYGILVGFGHGMVYAPIFSVLGIYFKRYLGLASSLALMGIGVGYMGFSPLNQFLLDSYGWRGCFMVLSAINANLFVCAVLIPPIEMTITVNQEEEDPKRFHPKIKIS; this is encoded by the exons ATGACATCAAAACGAAAATTAAAGAACCCACCCGACGGTGGGTGTGGTTGGCTAGTGGTGTTGGCTAACTTCGTTTCACAAACATTGAATGCCGGGTGTATGTTTGCCACCGGTGTCATGATACCGCCACTGACAAGTTACTTTGAGGCAGACCTGGTAGAAGTGTCGACCATATTCTCCGTTGCTATCAGCCTGTGCTGTTTTGTAG CTCCGTTCAGCAGTTTTCTTGACAAGTATGGAACTCGTACAGTGGTTGCTGCTGGGGGTCTTGTCTCATCTTTGGGTCTCATCACAAGTTCATTCGCCACCAGTATCTATTACCTTTGGTTTTCCTATGGAATTCTAGTCG GTTTTGGCCATGGAATGGTTTATGCACCCATATTTTCTGTGCTTGGCATCTACTTCAAAAGATACCTTGGTCTGGCTAGTTCTCTAGCGCTCATGGGGATCGGCGTTGGCTACATGGGGTTCTCGCCTCTCAACCAATTTCTTCTGGACTCTTACGGGTGGAGAGGATGTTTTATGGTATTGTCTGCAATCAATGCAAACCTCTTTGTGTGCGCTGTTTTGATTCCCCCAATTGAGATGACCATTACCGTTAATCAAGAGGAAGAAGACCCGAAAAGGTTTCatccaaaaatcaaaatctcCTGA